A genomic segment from Diadema setosum chromosome 11, eeDiaSeto1, whole genome shotgun sequence encodes:
- the LOC140235259 gene encoding transcription initiation factor TFIID subunit 7-like, producing MSSKAPPTPATKRKEELLPDLENHLILRVPEHAAADLRALIQSGAQTLKDYLAIEMHSDCRHALVSIEEETFAAKIVDLPCMIESHKTFDKKTFWKTADISKMLVCNVEDAPLLPEEEVKQNPVKKPEKVDKKFIWKHGITPPLKNVRKRRFRKTAKKKYIEAPDVEEEVKRLLRMDSTAIKIRWEVLAEEDIKDDRTDVMESTQNGELLQDMFGDVSSSDDEDDEEDMDVNIEDLEDGAGEGGRVLMGGEASKMEESDGGGADDEEEGDGMEGEEDEDDGQQENELAKRLAELREELIEQEGKKKSLEDSIASLDNPMLKQRFQSQLEDLLSDMKKKQEEVETLKVIVGSR from the exons ATGTCTTCGAAAGCCCCTCCAACACCTGCAACGAAGCGAAAGGAAGAGCTCCTTCCTGATTTGGAAAACCATTTAATTCTCCGTGTTCCAGAA cATGCAGCAGCAGATTTACGAGCACTTATCCAGTCCGGAGCACAGACTTTGAAAGATTACCTGGCTATTGAAATGCACA GTGACTGCAGACATGCTCTGGTTTCAATTGAAGAGGAGACATTTGCAGCAAAG ATTGTTGATCTGCCTTGTATGATTGAATCGCACAAGACTTTTGATAAGAAGACATTCTGGAAAACAGCGGACATTTCAAAG ATGTTAGTTTGCAATGTGGAAGATGCACCATTACTACCAGAGGAGGAAGTCAAACAAAACCCAGTTAAGAAGCCAGAAAAGGTGGACAAGAAATTCATCTGGAAGCATGGAA TCACGCCACCACTGAAAAATGTCAGGAAAAGGCGTTTCAGGAAAACTGCAAAAAAGAAG TACATCGAGGCCCCCGATGTGGAAGAGGAGGTGAAGCGGTTGCTACGGATGGACAGCACAGCCATCAAGATCCGCTGGGAGGTGCTGGCCGAGGAGGACATCAAAGATGACAGGACCGACGTAATGGAGTCGACTCAGAACG GTGAGCTCCTCCAGGACATGTTCGGCGACGTCAGCAGCTCCGACGATGAGGATGACGAGGAGGACATGGACGTCAACATCGAGGACCTGGAAGATGGGGCAGGAGAGGGCGGCCGGGTCCTGATGGGGGGAGAGGCGTCCAAGATGGAGGAGAGCGATGGAGGGGGAGCTGATGACGAGGAGGAAGGGGATGGTATGGAAGGagaggaggatgaggatgatggCCAACAGGAAA ATGAGTTAGCCAAGCGGCTGGCCGAGTTGAGAGAGGAACTGATTGAGCAGGAGGGCAAGAAAAAAAGCCTGGAGGATTCCATCGCCAGCTTGGATAACCCGATGCTCAAG CAACGGTTTCAGTCACAGCTCGAGGATCTGTTGTCAGACATGAAGAAGAAGCAAGAGGAG GTTGAGACACTGAAGGTCATTGTTGGAAGCAGGTGA